The Solanum lycopersicum chromosome 9, SLM_r2.1 genome window below encodes:
- the LOC101267351 gene encoding histone-lysine N-methyltransferase family member SUVH9-like gives MGSLVPFQDLNLQPESTNFTSSTTPNPRIIPKIEPKLEPLDEYTQADLQTPAFFSNPSPNFNTSSGSAFRRNPQLATHEADSQSPSSIIPEVPPGCDRNNVYVYSEYNRISEMFKEAFTEKMQRYGDVEVVGNQNQDSVDVVMEDADARAIVPVSNNDTQVAEVVVARRKYQQRSSELVRVTDLKVEDQLYFREAVRKTRMLYDSLRILAMVEDDGSQHLGPYRKPRGDLKACQILREHGLWMNRDKRIVGPIPGVLIGDVFFFRMELLVVGLHGQAQAGIDYVPASQSSNREPIATSVIVSGGYEDDQDGGDVIIYTGHGGQDKHSRQCVHQKLECGNLALERSMHYGIEVRVIRGFKYEGSGSASGKVYVYDGLYRIVECWFDVGKSGFGVYKYKLVRIENQEEMGSAILRFAQNLRIRPLEARPTGYVTLDISRKKENVPVFLFNDIDDNHDPAYFEYLVKPIYPPHVSLNVHSGNGCQCIDGCADNCFCAMRNGGQFAYDYNGILLRGKPLVFECGPHCRCPPTCRNRVTQKGLRNRFEVFRSRETGWGVRSLDLIQAGSFICEYTGVVLTREQAQIFTMNGDSLVYPSRFPDRWAEWGDLSQIYPNYERPAYPSIPPLDFAMDVSRMRNVACYISHSSSPNALVQPVLYDHNHVAFPHMMLFAMENIPPLKEISIDYGVADEWTGKLAICD, from the coding sequence ATGGGTTCTCTAGTCCCATTTCAAGACCTTAATCTTCAACCTGAATCGACTAATTTTACATCTTCTACAACCCCAAATCCAAGAATTATCCCAAAGATTGAACCAAAGCTTGAACCCCTTGATGAGTATACACAAGCTGATCTTCAAACCCCAGCTTTTTTTTCCAACCCTAGTCCCAATTTCAACACAAGTTCTGGTTCAGCTTTTAGGAGGAACCCACAATTAGCTACTCATGAGGCTGATTCACAATCACCAAGCTCGATTATACCGGAGGTTCCACCTGGGTGCGATAGAAACAATGTTTATGTTTATTCGGAGTATAATCGAATTTCTGAGATGTTTAAAGAAGCTTTTACTGAGAAAATGCAGCGGTATGGAGATGTTGAGGTGGTTGGAAACCAGAATCAGGATTCTGTTGATGTGGTTATGGAAGACGCTGATGCTCGAGCTATAGTTCCGGTGAGTAATAATGATACACAGGTTGCAGAAGTGGTGGTTGCTAGAAGGAAATATCAACAGAGATCATCGGAATTGGTTAGAGTGACAGATCTTAAGGTTGAAGATCAGCTTTATTTTCGAGAGGCTGTTAGGAAAACCCGAATGCTGTATGATTCCTTGCGAATTCTTGCTATGGTGGAAGATGATGGAAGTCAGCATTTGGGTCCGTATAGAAAGCCAAGAGGTGATTTGAAGGCTTGTCAAATATTGAGAGAACATGGGTTGTGGATGAATCGTGATAAACGGATTGTCGGGCCGATTCCTGGAGTGCTTATCGGGGATGTGTTCTTCTTTAGGATGGAGCTTTTGGTTGTTGGATTGCATGGGCAGGCTCAAGCTGGAATTGATTATGTACCTGCAAGTCAGAGTTCGAACCGGGAGCCAATTGCTACAAGTGTGATTGTTTCAGGTGGCTATGAGGATGACCAAGATGGAGGAgatgtgattatatatacaGGTCATGGTGGACAGGACAAGCATTCGCGGCAATGCGTGCATCAGAAGCTTGAATGTGGGAATTTGGCATTGGAGAGAAGTATGCACTACGGAATTGAGGTAAGGGTAATTCGTGGCTTTAAATATGAAGGAAGTGGAAGTGCAAGTGGTAAGGTCTATGTGTATGATGGATTATATAGAATTGTCGAATGCTGGTTTGATGTTGGAAAGTCTGGATTTGGAGTGTATAAATACAAGCTTGTTAGGATAGAGAATCAGGAAGAGATGGGAAGTGCTATTCTTCGTTTTGCACAGAATCTTAGGATCAGACCTTTGGAGGCAAGGCCTACTGGTTATGTTACTCTCGATATatcaaggaaaaaagaaaatgtgcCAGTGTTTCTTTTCAACGATATTGATGATAATCATGATCCGGCTTATTTTGAATATCTAGTAAAACCTATTTATCCTCCACATGTTTCTCTGAATGTGCACAGTGGTAATGGCTGCCAGTGCATTGATGGGTGTGCTGATAATTGTTTTTGTGCTATGAGAAATGGTGGCCAATTTGCCTATGATTATAATGGGATATTGTTGAGAGGCAAACCGTTAGTATTCGAATGTGGACCACATTGTCGATGTCCTCCAACTTGTCGGAATAGAGTGACTCAGAAAGGTTTGAGGAACAGATTTGAGGTGTTTCGGTCTAGAGAGACTGGTTGGGGAGTTAGGTCACTGGACTTGATCCAAGCTGGGTCCTTTATCTGTGAATATACTGGGGTCGTACTCACACGAGAGCAAGCCCAAATTTTTACAATGAATGGTGACAGTTTAGTCTATCCAAGTCGCTTTCCTGATCGATGGGCAGAATGGGGAGATTTGTCTCAAATATATCCTAACTATGAGCGCCCAGCATACCCCTCCATTCCTCCTCTGGATTTTGCTATGGATGTGTCTCGAATGAGGAATGTAGCATGTTATATTAGTCATAGTTCAAGTCCCAATGCTTTGGTGCAGCCTGTGCTTTATGATCACAACCATGTAGCGTTCCCCCACATGATGCTCTTTGCAATGGAGAATATTCCCCCTCTAAAGGAGATCAGTATTGATTATGGGGTAGCAGATGAATGGACAGGAAAGCTTGCCATCTGTGATTGA